CTGCTGGAGCCGCTCCAGGCCCTCGTACTGCGGAGTGAGACCGCACTTCGACGCTACGTTCACCACCAGCACCGCGCGGCCCTTGTACGCGGCCAGGGATGTGGGCTCACCGCTGAGGGTGCGCAGCGGGATGTCGTACACAGTCATCAAGATCTCCTAGGAGCAGTCGGTCCACGCGATCCCCACCATTGTCGCGCTTCACCCGCCGAGCTTGCGGAACAACCCCTCCTGGACGACTGAGACCAGAAGCCGGCCCGAGCGGTCGTAGATACGGCCCCGGGCCAGACCCCGCCCGCCGGTCGCGATGGGCGACTCCTGGTCGTACAGGAACCACTCGTCCGCCCGGAACGGCCGGTGGAACCACATCGCGTGGTCCAGCGACGCCATGTCGTACCCGCGCGGCCCCCACAGCGGCTCGACGGGGATACGGACCGCGTCCAGCAACGTCATGTCGCTCGCGTACGTCAGCGCGCAGGTGTGCACCAACGGGTCGTCGCCCAGCGGGCCCACCGCCCGCATCCACACCGCGCTGCGCGGATCGGCCTCACGGATCTCCTCCGCCGTCCAGCGCAGCCGGTCCGCGTAGCGGATGTCGAACGGCTGACGGCGCGCCATCCGCTCGAACGCCTCGGGCAGCCCGCCCAGATGCTCACGGACCTCGTCGGCCACCGTCGGCAGCGACTCGGGGTCCGGGAAGTCGAGACGCGGTGGCAGCTGGTGCTCGAAGCCGCCCTCCTCCGGGTGGTGGAAGGACGCCGTCAGATTGAAGATCGTCCGCCCCTCCTGCACCGCCGTGACCCGGCGCGTGGTGAACGACCGGCCGTCGCGCACCCGCTCCACCTGGTAGACGATCGGCACGCCGGGCGTGCCCGGCCGCAGGAAGTAGGCGTGCAGCGAGTTGACCGGCCGGTCGTTCTCCGTGGTGCGCCCGGCCGCGACCAGCGCCTGGCCGGCGACCTGGCCGCCGAAGACCCGTTGCAGCGATTCGTGCGGGCTGCGCCCGCGGAAGATGTTGACCTCGATCCGCTCCAGATCGAGCAGATCGACCAGCCGCTCGGCGGGATTCGTCATGGTTCTCGTTCTCCACAGATCTCGTTCGGCGGGGGAGGGGTTCTCAGACGCCCGACAGCTGTCCCACCGAGGTGACGCGGACCACGGCCCGGCCCTCCTCGTCGGACGCGGCGAGATCGACCTCCGCGCTGATGCCCCAGTCATGGTCGCCGTTCGGATCGGCGAACGACTGCCGGACCCGCCACAGGCCGTGGGCCGGGTCCTCCTCGATACCGAGCAGCTTCGGACCCCGCGCGTCGGGGCCGGTGCCCAGCTCCTCGTACTCGTCCCAGTAGCCGTCCATCGCCTCGCCCCAGGCGTCCGCGTCCCAGCCCGATTCGGCGTCCAGCTCGCCCAGCTCGTTCACCCTGTCGAGCGCCGCCAGCTCCACCCTGCGGAACATCGCGTTGCGCACCAGGACCCGGAAGGCACGGCCGTTCGCGGTGACCGGCTTGACCTGGTCGGCCTTCTCCCGCGCCTCCTCGGCGGTCTCCACCTCCGGATTGGCCAGCTGCTCCCACTCGTCCAGAAGGCTGGAGTCGACCTGACGCACCATCTCGCCGAGCCAGGCGATCAGGTCCTCCAGGTCCTCCGACTTGAGGTCGTCGGGGATGGTGTGCTCGAACGCCTTGTACGCGCCCGCGAGATACCGCAGCACGATGCCCTCGGTGCGCGCCAGCTCGTAGTGGGAGGTGAACTCCGTGAAGGTCATGGCCCGTTCGTACATGTCACGGATCACGGACTTCGGCGACACCGGGTGGTCACCGACCCATGGATGGCTGGTGCGGTAGACCTCGTACGCGTGCCACAGCAGCTCTTCGAGGGGCTTCGGATAGGTGAACTCCTGGAGCCGCTCCATCCGTTCCTCGTACTCGACGCCGTCGGCCTTCATCTGCCCGATCGCCTCGCCACGGACCTTGTTCTGCTGCGCGGCGAGGATCTGCCGGGGATCGTCCAGCGTCGACTCCACGACGGAGACCATGTCCAGCGCGTACGAGGGCGAGGCCGGGTCCAGCAGTTCGAACGCGGCCAGCGCGAAGGTCGACAGCGGCTGGTTGAGCGCGAAGTTCTGCTGGAGGTCGACGGTGAGCCGGATGATGCGGCCCTCGGCGTCCGGGGTCTCAAGCCGCTCGACCACACCACCGTCCAGCAGGGAGCGGTAGATGGCGATCGCGCGCCTGATGTGCCGCAGCTGCTGTTTGCGCGGCTCGTGGTTGTCCTCCAGAAGACGGCGCATCGCCTCGAAGGCGTTGCCCGGCCGCGCGATGACCGACAGCAGCATGGTGTGGGTGACCCGGAAGCGGG
The nucleotide sequence above comes from Streptomyces sp. NBC_01716. Encoded proteins:
- a CDS encoding acyl-CoA thioesterase, with the translated sequence MTNPAERLVDLLDLERIEVNIFRGRSPHESLQRVFGGQVAGQALVAAGRTTENDRPVNSLHAYFLRPGTPGVPIVYQVERVRDGRSFTTRRVTAVQEGRTIFNLTASFHHPEEGGFEHQLPPRLDFPDPESLPTVADEVREHLGGLPEAFERMARRQPFDIRYADRLRWTAEEIREADPRSAVWMRAVGPLGDDPLVHTCALTYASDMTLLDAVRIPVEPLWGPRGYDMASLDHAMWFHRPFRADEWFLYDQESPIATGGRGLARGRIYDRSGRLLVSVVQEGLFRKLGG